From Oreochromis aureus strain Israel breed Guangdong linkage group 4, ZZ_aureus, whole genome shotgun sequence, a single genomic window includes:
- the ccdc97 gene encoding coiled-coil domain-containing protein 97, producing the protein MMWGEIDPPVKTQPSLCETEDERKIEEIILPRRQRCDSSSSEDTQRVVQDIQNINLSESSCVNAMMEAIAVSGVLVKSQQIGEAELTVQERREELLHQYRSRPLVFLERYHACLKPQHLSAFAHVSSDPRAQHYSKVIQRRAAGRTDRTRVRNQRYAALRALQKDGQYFSEEQMRMREPLLYEQYIGQYLTDEEVLQRSQEAMLDSAQGGPGEPGQGTGGLANLLLNSYQERLIQNRLQEEQEKEDGALEEEEEDDDYDDRDQQKEWEPTPEEKALLREEFISQMHQRFLDGKDKDFNYREVDENPDYDNLDIVNRDAEDKYFDDDDDEEEEEEEENMTE; encoded by the exons ATGATGTGGGGAGAGATCGACCCTCCTGTTAAAACACAGCCAAGCTTGTGTGAGACTGAAGACGAGAggaaaatagaagaaataaTACTGCCACGGAGACAGAGATGTGACTCCAGCAGCTCTGAAGACACCCAGCGGGTGGTGCAGGACATCCAG AATATAAACCTGAGCGAGTCCAGCTGTGTGAATGCCATGATGGAGGCCATAGCTGTGAGCGGCGTTCTGGTGAAGAGCCAGCAGATCGGAGAGGCTGAACTGACCGTGCAGGAGCGCAGAGAGGAGCTGCTGCATCAGTACCGCAGCAGGCCGCTGGTGTTCCTGGAGAGGTACCAT GCTTGCCTGAAGCCTCAGCATCTGTCAGCATTTGCACATGTCAGCTCAGACCCACGAGCACAGCACTACAGCAAGGTGATACAGAGACGGGCTGCAGGACGCACCGACAGGACCAGAGTCAGGAATCAGCGCTATGCTGCCCTCAGGGCTCTGCAGAAGG ACGGCCAGTACTTCAGTGAAGAACAGATGCGAATGAGGGAGCCGCTGCTGTACGAACAGTATATTGGCCAGTACCTGACAGATGAAGAG GTGCTACAACGCTCCCAGGAGGCCATGCTGGATAGTGCACAGGGGGGACCTGGGGAGCCGGGGCAAGGTACAGGAGGACTTGCCAATCTGCTCCTCAACTCCTACCAGGAACGACTCATCCAAAATCGTctgcaggaggagcaggagaaggAAGACGGCGCactggaggaagaagaggaggacgaCGACTACG ATGACAGAGACCAGCAGAAGGAATGGGAGCCGACCCCGGAGGAGAAGGCTCTTCTCAGAGAGGAGTTCATCAGTCAGATGCACCAGCGTTTTCTAGATGGCAAAGACAAGGATTTCAACTATAG GGAGGTGGATGAGAATCCAGACTATGACAACTTGGACATTGTCAACAGAGATGCAGAGGATAAATATTTtgatgacgatgatgacgaagaagaagaagaggaggaagaaaatatGACAGAATAG